A portion of the uncultured Draconibacterium sp. genome contains these proteins:
- the argS gene encoding arginine--tRNA ligase has product MSIESLIQKETVEAIKSLYGAVIQENQVQVQNTRKEFDGDITVVVFPFLRYSKKAPEQTAEDLGKYLVEKVETVISFNVIKGFLNLEISQSYWLEILKSSYDDSSFGMKPITDDSELVMVEYSSPNTNKPLHLGHIRNNLLGFSISEILKANGKKVVMTNIVNDRGIHICKSMYAWQQWGNGETPESSGMKGDHLVGKYYVEFDKHYKAEIAELVEQGVSKEEAENQAPSIIAARELLRKWEAKDEETVALWKMMNSWVYAGFDVTYKTLGVGFDKIYYESETYLIGKEEVLRGLEEGTFERREDNSVWADLTGEGLDQKILLRSDGTSVYMTQDIGTAKMRFNDYSIDKMVYVVGNEQNYHFQVLAILLDKLGFSWGKDLYHFSYGMVELPSGKMKSREGTVVDADDLVENMVEVAREMSAELGKLDSLTGEDAENTFKMIALGALKYFILKVDPRKNMMFNPEESIDFNGNTGPFIQYTYARIKSVLRKAADQNITIDENVAVETLSAKEKDLVKRISLFPAAVAEAGENYSPAIIANYCYELVKEFNQFYHDHSILGEADKNVKNFRLVLASAVGQVVQNGMGLLGVEMPERM; this is encoded by the coding sequence ATGAGTATTGAAAGTTTAATTCAGAAAGAAACCGTAGAAGCAATTAAGTCGTTATACGGCGCAGTTATACAGGAAAACCAGGTGCAGGTACAAAATACCCGAAAAGAGTTTGATGGCGATATTACCGTTGTGGTGTTTCCTTTTCTTCGATACTCAAAAAAAGCACCTGAGCAAACTGCTGAAGATCTTGGGAAATACCTGGTTGAAAAGGTTGAAACAGTTATAAGTTTTAATGTAATTAAAGGATTCTTGAATTTGGAAATTAGCCAAAGTTACTGGCTTGAAATTCTAAAAAGCAGTTATGATGATTCCTCCTTTGGAATGAAACCCATCACCGATGACAGCGAGCTGGTAATGGTTGAATATTCGTCGCCAAACACCAATAAACCGCTTCACCTTGGCCACATCAGAAACAATTTATTGGGATTTTCTATTTCTGAGATTTTGAAAGCCAATGGCAAAAAGGTTGTGATGACCAACATTGTAAACGACCGCGGAATTCATATCTGTAAATCGATGTATGCGTGGCAGCAATGGGGAAATGGTGAAACACCTGAAAGTTCGGGAATGAAAGGCGACCATCTTGTTGGAAAATACTACGTTGAATTCGATAAACATTACAAAGCCGAAATTGCAGAACTGGTAGAGCAAGGTGTTTCGAAAGAAGAGGCCGAGAACCAGGCGCCATCAATAATTGCAGCCCGCGAACTATTAAGAAAATGGGAGGCAAAAGACGAGGAAACTGTGGCCCTGTGGAAAATGATGAACAGTTGGGTTTATGCAGGTTTCGATGTAACTTATAAAACACTGGGTGTTGGTTTTGATAAAATCTACTACGAGTCGGAAACCTACCTTATAGGAAAAGAAGAAGTATTGAGAGGCCTTGAAGAAGGTACTTTTGAAAGACGCGAAGATAACTCGGTTTGGGCCGATCTTACCGGTGAAGGACTCGACCAGAAGATTCTTTTGCGTAGTGATGGTACTTCTGTTTATATGACTCAGGATATTGGTACGGCTAAAATGCGTTTTAACGATTATTCAATCGATAAAATGGTTTACGTTGTGGGTAACGAGCAAAACTACCATTTCCAGGTTTTGGCCATTTTGTTGGATAAACTTGGATTTAGTTGGGGAAAAGATTTGTACCACTTCTCTTACGGAATGGTTGAATTGCCATCGGGTAAAATGAAGTCGCGCGAAGGAACTGTGGTTGATGCCGACGATTTGGTTGAAAACATGGTTGAAGTTGCCCGCGAGATGTCGGCTGAGTTAGGAAAGCTTGATTCCTTAACTGGCGAAGATGCCGAGAATACTTTTAAAATGATTGCGCTGGGTGCGCTGAAATACTTTATTTTGAAAGTGGACCCTCGGAAAAACATGATGTTTAATCCAGAAGAATCAATCGATTTTAACGGTAATACCGGTCCATTTATCCAATATACTTATGCACGTATTAAATCGGTGCTGCGTAAGGCTGCCGATCAAAATATTACAATTGACGAAAACGTTGCGGTTGAAACACTTTCAGCAAAAGAAAAAGATTTAGTGAAACGTATTTCGTTATTCCCTGCGGCAGTTGCAGAAGCCGGCGAAAATTACAGTCCGGCAATTATTGCTAATTACTGCTACGAGTTGGTAAAAGAATTCAACCAGTTTTATCACGACCATTCAATTCTTGGAGAAGCCGACAAAAATGTAAAAAACTTCCGTTTGGTACTTGCATCAGCAGTGGGGCAGGTAGTACAAAATGGAATGGGCTTACTAGGTGTTGAAATGCCTGAAAGAATGTAA
- a CDS encoding OmpA family protein produces the protein MKKFTLFFFALVLTCGVAIAQNSENKWALGLGPGVDYNLENENTGVLADFYISRYLSPRFDLMLDNRLSFDDPGIDVFNTLLNLRLKLYNEENAVQPFLFAGPGMMWDNLESGVNFDAGAGLKFPVSPNTSLFVAGSYVKGIEGTREVNGVGATVTDDHIMVTSILEFALGKAKDSDGDGVKDKKDECPDTPPGVQVDEKGCPIDTDGDGVPDYKDDCPDEPGTAALAGCPDRDGDGVADKDDDCPDTPGLKKFNGCPDSDEDGVPDPKDKCPDTPKGCPVDADGCPLDSDGDGVIDCQDDCPSEVGPGSNNGCPDWSEISIPTIYFDFDKSTLRPEAQAELDKLADQLNAAKEYDIVIGGHTDNIGTEQYNMGLSERRAQAVVKYLLKKGVNNAYVGSNNYGETKPAVPNTTISNKQKNRRAEFEVAKIRK, from the coding sequence ATGAAAAAATTTACTCTTTTCTTTTTTGCGCTTGTTCTGACTTGTGGAGTTGCAATCGCTCAAAATTCAGAAAACAAGTGGGCATTAGGTCTCGGACCTGGTGTTGATTATAACCTGGAAAATGAGAATACTGGTGTTCTGGCCGATTTTTATATCAGCCGTTACTTGAGCCCAAGATTTGATTTGATGCTCGACAATAGATTGTCGTTTGATGATCCGGGTATTGATGTGTTTAACACATTGTTAAACCTGCGTTTAAAATTGTATAACGAAGAGAATGCAGTTCAACCATTTTTATTTGCAGGTCCTGGTATGATGTGGGATAACCTGGAATCAGGTGTGAATTTTGACGCCGGTGCCGGTTTAAAATTCCCTGTAAGTCCAAACACTTCATTATTTGTTGCCGGTTCGTACGTTAAAGGAATCGAAGGAACACGTGAAGTAAATGGTGTTGGAGCTACAGTTACCGACGATCATATTATGGTTACAAGTATTCTTGAGTTTGCACTTGGTAAAGCAAAAGATTCAGATGGCGACGGTGTAAAAGATAAAAAAGACGAATGTCCTGATACACCTCCTGGAGTACAAGTTGATGAAAAAGGATGTCCTATCGATACTGACGGTGACGGAGTTCCTGATTACAAAGACGACTGTCCGGATGAGCCGGGAACAGCTGCTTTAGCTGGTTGTCCTGACAGAGATGGCGACGGTGTTGCTGATAAAGACGATGATTGTCCGGATACTCCTGGATTGAAGAAATTTAACGGTTGTCCTGACTCAGACGAAGACGGAGTTCCTGATCCAAAAGACAAATGTCCTGACACTCCAAAAGGATGTCCTGTTGATGCTGATGGTTGTCCGCTTGATTCAGATGGCGACGGTGTAATTGATTGTCAAGATGATTGTCCTTCAGAAGTAGGTCCTGGAAGCAACAACGGTTGCCCGGATTGGAGTGAAATTTCAATTCCTACAATTTACTTCGATTTCGACAAGTCGACACTTAGACCGGAAGCACAAGCTGAATTGGATAAATTAGCCGATCAGTTGAATGCTGCTAAAGAATACGATATTGTAATCGGTGGCCATACTGACAACATTGGTACAGAACAATACAACATGGGATTGTCAGAAAGACGTGCCCAGGCTGTTGTTAAGTACTTACTGAAGAAAGGTGTGAACAACGCTTATGTAGGTTCAAACAACTACGGCGAAACTAAACCTGCTGTTCCTAATACAACAATTTCGAACAAACAGAAAAACCGTAGAGCAGAATTTGAAGTAGCTAAAATTCGCAAATAA
- a CDS encoding 3'-5' exonuclease: MFSIIDIETTGQSYKNGKITEIAIYQHNGQEVTDSFSTLINPEMDIPFFITELTGIDNEMVRTAPKFYQVAKKIIEMTMGRTFVAHNASFDYKFIKEEYARLGYDYNRKTMCTVKLSRKLLPGHRSYSLGKLCAELGIEINGRHRAAGDALATAKLFDILVEQNDSPKNPKAVNNYKLF, encoded by the coding sequence TTGTTTTCAATAATCGATATAGAAACTACCGGGCAGAGCTATAAAAACGGAAAAATTACCGAAATAGCTATCTACCAGCACAATGGACAAGAAGTAACCGACTCTTTCTCCACTCTTATAAATCCTGAAATGGACATCCCATTCTTTATTACAGAACTTACCGGAATAGATAATGAAATGGTAAGAACAGCTCCGAAATTTTACCAGGTGGCAAAGAAAATTATAGAGATGACAATGGGCCGTACTTTTGTTGCCCACAATGCCAGTTTCGACTATAAATTTATAAAAGAAGAATATGCGCGTTTAGGTTACGATTACAATCGTAAAACAATGTGTACTGTTAAATTGTCGCGAAAATTGCTTCCCGGTCACCGGTCGTATTCATTGGGAAAATTATGTGCTGAACTGGGGATTGAAATTAATGGCCGGCACCGCGCTGCAGGCGATGCTCTGGCCACTGCAAAACTTTTTGATATTCTTGTTGAACAAAACGATTCGCCGAAGAATCCAAAAGCTGTTAACAACTACAAGTTGTTTTAA
- a CDS encoding DUF5606 domain-containing protein has translation MLKGILAISGQSGLFKMVAESKNSIIVESLDTKKRIPVYSTAKVSALEDIAIYTYEADVPLKDVFKAISDAEDGGAAISHKSSGNELKAYFEKVLPDYDQDRVYVSDIKKVLQWYNALQEKDMLDFSETEEDDTTEEQAD, from the coding sequence ATGTTAAAAGGTATATTAGCAATTTCAGGTCAGTCGGGACTGTTTAAAATGGTTGCCGAAAGTAAAAACAGTATTATTGTAGAATCTCTGGATACCAAAAAGCGTATTCCGGTTTATTCAACCGCCAAAGTATCGGCATTGGAAGACATCGCCATTTATACTTACGAAGCCGATGTGCCCTTAAAAGATGTTTTCAAAGCCATTTCTGATGCAGAAGATGGCGGAGCAGCCATTTCGCACAAATCATCAGGTAATGAGTTAAAAGCTTATTTTGAGAAAGTATTGCCTGATTATGATCAGGATCGTGTATATGTTTCCGATATTAAAAAAGTGTTGCAGTGGTACAATGCCTTGCAGGAAAAAGATATGCTTGATTTCTCGGAAACTGAAGAAGATGATACAACAGAAGAGCAAGCTGATTAA
- a CDS encoding TonB-dependent receptor encodes MKNSKFNHDAPSVLTFRKWGRKNYSSFLTVRKQVVISVLSVVYLLSAPVITMATVQDTSEVKMEYDLDEIEVSAQRTPALYSQVARIISVIERKEIEAAPAQSVQDLLEYVAAIDVRQRGTEGVQADVSVRGGTFDQTLILLNGINITDPQTGHHNLNLPVSLAQIERIEILEGPAARVYGPNAFSGAINIVTRQSANSEISAAVLGGSFGYFDGNLAGSFSTGKMQHMLAFNGKRSDGYTNNTDFDELNGFYSNQLNTEKGVLKFQLGLSEKGFGANSFYTPKYPNQYEATKTLFTSLKWEGNGPLHLTPVVYYRRHHDRFELYRTDKYQLTNDGYNVWQNDTLPGWYTGHNYHLTNVYGANLNSWVKWAAGKTAFGVEFRREQIYSNTLGIDMDEPKDVPGEDALFTKSDDRNTVSGFLEHAYYMNNWTVTAGLMANYISGSDLGLNVFPGIDVSYNLSDAVKLYSSYNTSLRMPTFTDLYYDGPSNIGNPDLKPEKSATLEGGLKLRSKLVRGHAVVFYRHGKDIIDWVKEDPTAEIWQPQNLTEINNLGTEIQAQMLFRNEFGNQYPNIQISYLYNNVKKGEADFVSNYALDNLKHKLVGSLSEQLAKGLTLDLHFVFQNREGSYTQFENKMPVGEVAYDPFWVFDGKLNYRYKKFTLFASVNNIFDKQYNDIGNIIQPGRWFKTGLAYKIGFN; translated from the coding sequence ATGAAAAATTCAAAGTTTAATCATGATGCGCCATCTGTTTTAACTTTCAGAAAGTGGGGACGGAAGAATTATTCTTCTTTTCTAACTGTCAGGAAACAAGTTGTCATTTCAGTATTATCGGTAGTGTATTTGCTATCAGCTCCGGTAATAACAATGGCTACTGTTCAGGATACTTCTGAAGTTAAAATGGAGTACGACCTTGATGAGATCGAGGTTAGTGCGCAACGAACACCTGCATTGTATTCGCAGGTTGCACGGATAATTTCCGTGATTGAGCGAAAAGAAATTGAGGCGGCGCCGGCTCAGAGTGTTCAGGACCTGTTAGAGTATGTTGCCGCTATTGACGTACGGCAACGGGGAACTGAAGGAGTACAGGCGGACGTGAGTGTTCGCGGTGGTACTTTCGACCAAACGTTAATCCTGCTGAACGGCATCAACATCACCGACCCGCAAACCGGCCATCACAATTTAAATCTTCCGGTAAGTTTAGCCCAAATCGAGCGAATCGAAATCCTTGAAGGACCTGCTGCACGTGTATATGGACCCAACGCTTTTTCGGGGGCCATTAATATTGTAACACGTCAGTCGGCAAATTCTGAGATTTCTGCTGCAGTTTTGGGTGGTAGCTTTGGTTATTTCGATGGAAATTTAGCGGGATCGTTTTCAACCGGCAAAATGCAGCACATGCTTGCGTTTAACGGAAAACGATCGGACGGTTACACGAACAACACCGATTTTGATGAACTGAACGGATTTTATTCCAATCAGTTAAATACCGAAAAAGGTGTGTTAAAGTTTCAGTTGGGCCTATCGGAAAAAGGATTTGGGGCGAACAGTTTTTACACGCCCAAGTATCCGAACCAGTACGAAGCCACAAAAACATTGTTCACCTCGTTGAAATGGGAAGGAAACGGACCGTTGCACCTCACACCGGTGGTTTATTACCGACGTCATCACGATCGTTTTGAATTGTACCGAACCGACAAGTATCAACTAACGAATGATGGTTACAATGTTTGGCAAAACGACACTTTGCCGGGCTGGTACACCGGGCACAATTATCACCTAACGAATGTTTACGGTGCAAACCTGAACTCGTGGGTAAAATGGGCTGCCGGTAAAACTGCTTTTGGAGTTGAATTCCGCCGCGAACAGATTTACAGTAACACGCTGGGAATTGACATGGACGAGCCCAAAGATGTGCCGGGAGAAGATGCGCTGTTCACCAAATCGGATGACCGCAATACGGTTTCGGGATTTTTGGAGCATGCCTATTACATGAATAACTGGACCGTCACTGCGGGATTGATGGCGAATTACATTTCGGGAAGTGACCTGGGATTAAATGTATTTCCCGGAATTGATGTGAGTTATAATTTGTCGGATGCGGTAAAATTGTACTCCAGTTACAATACATCGTTGCGCATGCCAACTTTTACCGACCTGTATTACGATGGTCCGTCGAACATTGGTAACCCCGATTTGAAACCTGAAAAGTCGGCCACTCTGGAAGGTGGTTTAAAACTCAGATCGAAACTGGTGCGCGGTCACGCTGTTGTTTTTTACCGCCACGGAAAAGATATTATCGATTGGGTAAAAGAAGACCCTACAGCCGAAATCTGGCAACCACAAAACCTAACTGAAATTAATAATCTGGGAACGGAAATTCAGGCACAGATGCTGTTCCGTAACGAGTTTGGCAATCAATATCCGAATATTCAAATTAGCTACTTATATAATAATGTTAAAAAAGGGGAAGCTGATTTTGTGTCGAATTATGCATTGGATAACCTGAAGCATAAACTGGTTGGTTCGCTTAGCGAGCAGCTGGCGAAAGGATTGACGCTTGATCTTCATTTTGTATTCCAGAACAGGGAAGGAAGTTATACCCAGTTTGAGAATAAAATGCCTGTTGGCGAAGTGGCTTACGATCCGTTTTGGGTTTTCGACGGAAAGTTGAATTACCGGTATAAAAAGTTCACACTGTTTGCTTCGGTAAACAACATTTTCGATAAACAGTACAACGATATTGGTAACATTATTCAACCCGGCAGATGGTTTAAAACCGGGCTAGCCTATAAAATCGGATTTAATTAA
- a CDS encoding RNA polymerase sigma factor: protein MTQIQFNNALLGLSDKLHYYALSLTADSERADDLLQETFLKALTYRDKFTQNTNFKAWIYTIMKNTFINDYRRNVKTKNTFDGSNNDFHLMFSKDKVYPAPDSFYSSKEINKSINALDDEYRIPFRMFLEGYKYKEIAEKLDLPLGTVKSRIFFTRKKLEKALNEYSEN from the coding sequence ATGACTCAGATTCAATTTAATAACGCTTTACTCGGATTGAGTGACAAATTGCATTATTATGCACTAAGTTTAACTGCTGACTCGGAAAGAGCTGACGATCTGTTACAGGAGACTTTCCTAAAAGCATTAACTTATCGTGACAAGTTTACACAGAACACGAATTTTAAGGCATGGATCTACACCATAATGAAGAACACCTTCATTAATGATTACCGTAGAAACGTAAAAACAAAAAACACCTTTGATGGTTCAAATAACGATTTCCATCTGATGTTTTCAAAAGACAAAGTTTACCCTGCGCCTGATTCGTTTTACAGTTCAAAAGAAATCAACAAAAGTATTAATGCATTAGACGACGAATATCGCATTCCTTTCCGTATGTTTTTAGAAGGATACAAATACAAAGAAATTGCAGAAAAACTTGATTTACCATTAGGTACAGTTAAAAGCCGCATTTTCTTTACCCGTAAAAAACTTGAGAAAGCATTGAACGAATATTCAGAAAATTAA
- a CDS encoding DJ-1 family glyoxalase III, which translates to MKKIAVHLAEGFEEIEAISIIDVLRRAGLEVTVVSMNESMEVNGAHDITVKADTLFDDMDYDKIDMIVLPGGMPGSANLKAHSGLREQILNFNDMKKPLAAICAAPMVFGNLGLLKEKQATCYPGFEDELHGAIITGEAVAEAENIITGKGAGVVIKFALKIVEKFKGKEVADELGAKMIVQ; encoded by the coding sequence ATGAAGAAAATTGCAGTTCATTTAGCCGAAGGATTTGAAGAAATTGAAGCCATAAGCATAATTGATGTGCTTCGAAGAGCCGGTTTGGAGGTTACCGTTGTATCTATGAACGAATCAATGGAAGTAAACGGGGCACACGATATTACCGTAAAAGCCGACACACTTTTTGACGATATGGATTACGATAAAATCGACATGATAGTGCTTCCGGGAGGAATGCCGGGATCAGCAAATTTAAAAGCACACAGCGGACTGCGAGAGCAAATCTTAAATTTTAATGATATGAAAAAGCCACTTGCAGCTATTTGTGCAGCTCCAATGGTTTTCGGCAACCTGGGTTTATTGAAAGAAAAACAGGCAACTTGCTACCCTGGATTTGAAGATGAACTACACGGGGCAATTATTACCGGAGAGGCAGTGGCAGAAGCAGAAAATATAATTACCGGAAAAGGTGCCGGTGTAGTCATCAAATTTGCTTTAAAGATTGTAGAGAAGTTTAAAGGAAAAGAAGTTGCCGATGAACTGGGCGCAAAAATGATTGTACAATAG